The following proteins come from a genomic window of Candidatus Thiodiazotropha sp. CDECU1:
- a CDS encoding glycosyltransferase family 4 protein, producing MNNSKIKICILHSTLHIGGAEEVTANICKTIDKDLFDITVCYLKEMGLVGERIAKQGTDVIGVAKKSINKTDYLTSLRLRNLIKKEQFSIVHTHDIHSLIDASICRLTMPSLKLVHTFHFGNYPHREPKRAKLEKLFWRVPDKLVSVSEKQKSDLCKFYKIPENRVTTVWNGVDILTENKKLDAIEGYRQQGKVIIGSVNTLIEQKGMFDLIEVSKVLKDNLPDKFVFVVAGDGPLRSKLEAEIAKYNLEDYVHLLGWVDSASSVILPKIDIFFQPSLWEAMSMVLLEAMASSKAIVTTSVGETPKIINSPEYGVVVEPGNIQAMISSLTEMIEKKQLREQLGKNARLRYEEHFTAAKMSSRYADLYQKLINV from the coding sequence ATGAATAACAGCAAAATCAAAATATGCATATTGCATTCAACTTTACATATAGGTGGTGCCGAAGAGGTTACAGCAAATATATGCAAAACAATCGACAAAGATTTATTTGATATTACGGTCTGTTATCTTAAAGAGATGGGTTTGGTAGGAGAAAGAATTGCAAAACAAGGTACAGATGTAATTGGGGTTGCAAAAAAATCTATAAATAAAACAGACTATTTAACATCACTACGCCTTAGAAACCTTATAAAGAAAGAGCAATTCAGTATTGTACATACACATGACATTCACTCTCTAATTGATGCATCAATATGTAGGCTAACGATGCCATCACTAAAATTGGTACATACATTTCACTTTGGGAATTATCCACACAGAGAACCGAAAAGGGCAAAACTTGAGAAATTATTTTGGAGAGTACCTGATAAGCTAGTCTCCGTATCAGAGAAACAAAAGAGTGATTTATGTAAATTTTATAAAATCCCGGAGAATAGAGTAACAACTGTTTGGAATGGGGTGGATATTTTAACAGAGAATAAAAAACTTGATGCTATAGAAGGATACAGGCAACAAGGCAAGGTGATTATTGGTTCAGTCAATACACTTATAGAACAGAAGGGCATGTTTGATTTGATTGAGGTATCCAAGGTTTTAAAAGACAATCTACCTGACAAGTTTGTCTTTGTTGTTGCAGGAGATGGACCTCTCAGATCTAAATTGGAAGCAGAGATAGCCAAATACAATCTAGAGGATTATGTCCATCTTTTGGGCTGGGTAGACTCAGCATCGTCAGTTATTCTACCGAAAATAGATATATTCTTTCAGCCATCGCTATGGGAAGCAATGTCAATGGTTTTACTTGAAGCCATGGCATCAAGTAAGGCAATAGTCACAACGAGTGTAGGAGAGACGCCAAAAATCATCAACAGTCCGGAATATGGAGTAGTGGTTGAGCCGGGTAACATCCAAGCAATGATTTCATCTTTGACAGAAATGATAGAAAAAAAGCAGTTGAGAGAACAGCTTGGAAAAAATGCAAGGTTAAGATATGAAGAGCATTTCACGGCAGCTAAGATGTCTTCTAGATATGCAGATCTGTATCAAAAATTAATAAATGTTTAG
- the asnB gene encoding asparagine synthase (glutamine-hydrolyzing) has translation MCGIAGVLYADSSKSVDKSKLQAMTDIFSYRGPDDSGQYVSGSLGIAHRRLSIIGLSTGHQPMTDSSNKYWIVFNGEIYNYLELKKDLVKKGYSFNTESDTEVIIYLYIEYGFDCLKYLNGMFAFAIYNEIDKSLFLARDRMGIKPIYYSHIESGFYFASEIKAILEYGDIRGELNTQSIYEYFMFRGVAGPNTMFSQIHSLLPGHYMVVKNNQVNIVKYWNLQAIKQDKSLDKVSAMEGIESLLKDAINIRLMSEVPLGTFCSGGIDSSLVTAIAAGIAGNNMNTFSVGFNEENYDESRYAKIVSDKYGTKHHELVLNSDDFAGLLNRSITLNDEPLHFSNSVHILALSELAKEHVTVVLTGEGADELFLGYPRYFIPELINKFRRLSWVMSPILRLLSKVISDHRFTKLSDYSSFDKELLLMLNSAVNKYDSVEKIALNDQSINLDYRKHVSSSMMNYEKTMDMVSIQDQLTYLVSILNRQDKMSMGASVEARVPFIDYRLVEFANSIPSSVKIEKTNTKMLIKNIAEKYLPKELIYRRKSGFGVPLSDWIRDGSGFGKMVKEVLYDTKNDENIDLAYVRNRYKDHMSGKSDMSEIIWTTVNYLLWRNIYSI, from the coding sequence ATGTGTGGAATAGCCGGTGTACTATATGCAGACTCATCTAAGAGTGTCGACAAGTCAAAGCTGCAAGCAATGACAGATATATTTTCTTATAGAGGGCCGGATGACAGTGGTCAATATGTCTCAGGATCACTTGGCATTGCTCATAGAAGGCTAAGTATTATAGGACTTTCCACTGGCCACCAACCAATGACGGATAGTAGTAATAAATATTGGATAGTATTCAACGGAGAAATCTACAATTACTTAGAGCTAAAAAAAGATTTGGTAAAAAAAGGATATTCGTTCAATACCGAATCAGATACTGAGGTAATTATATACCTTTACATTGAGTATGGATTTGACTGTTTGAAGTATTTAAATGGTATGTTTGCTTTTGCTATTTATAATGAAATTGATAAATCATTGTTCCTGGCAAGAGATAGGATGGGTATCAAGCCTATCTATTACAGCCATATAGAAAGTGGTTTTTACTTTGCTTCAGAGATTAAGGCAATTCTGGAGTACGGTGATATCAGAGGTGAATTGAATACTCAATCTATATATGAATATTTCATGTTTAGAGGTGTTGCTGGTCCAAATACAATGTTCAGCCAGATTCATTCGCTTCTTCCTGGCCACTATATGGTCGTGAAAAACAATCAAGTTAATATTGTAAAATACTGGAATTTGCAGGCCATAAAGCAGGATAAATCTCTAGATAAAGTCTCAGCTATGGAAGGCATTGAATCCTTGCTCAAGGATGCTATAAACATTCGATTAATGAGTGAAGTACCGCTTGGTACATTTTGCAGTGGTGGAATAGATTCCAGTCTTGTAACTGCAATAGCTGCTGGTATTGCCGGCAACAATATGAATACATTCTCTGTTGGCTTTAACGAAGAGAACTATGATGAGTCAAGATACGCAAAGATAGTTTCGGACAAATATGGCACAAAACACCATGAGCTTGTACTGAATAGTGATGATTTTGCTGGTTTACTCAATAGATCCATAACGTTAAATGATGAACCGCTTCATTTCTCAAATTCTGTACACATATTAGCACTGAGCGAATTGGCAAAGGAGCACGTGACAGTAGTGTTAACTGGAGAGGGGGCAGACGAACTCTTTTTGGGTTATCCAAGATATTTTATTCCTGAATTAATAAATAAGTTCAGAAGGTTATCATGGGTGATGTCACCAATATTGAGATTATTATCAAAAGTAATATCTGATCATCGCTTTACAAAATTAAGTGACTATTCAAGTTTTGATAAAGAGTTATTATTAATGCTTAATTCTGCTGTTAATAAATATGACTCGGTAGAAAAAATTGCGTTGAATGATCAAAGTATTAATCTTGATTATAGAAAACATGTTTCTTCTTCAATGATGAACTATGAGAAGACCATGGATATGGTTTCGATACAAGACCAGTTAACATATCTAGTATCAATTCTAAACAGGCAGGATAAAATGAGCATGGGTGCTAGTGTTGAAGCCAGGGTACCATTTATTGATTACAGATTAGTGGAGTTTGCAAACTCGATACCCTCATCTGTAAAAATAGAAAAGACAAATACAAAAATGCTCATAAAAAACATTGCAGAGAAGTATTTACCAAAAGAACTGATTTATCGTAGAAAATCTGGTTTTGGTGTGCCATTGTCTGACTGGATAAGAGATGGTAGCGGATTTGGTAAAATGGTAAAAGAGGTTTTATATGATACAAAAAATGATGAAAATATAGACCTGGCATACGTTCGAAATCGGTACAAAGATCACATGTCTGGAAAGTCAGATATGTCAGAAATAATCTGGACGACTGTAAATTATTTACTGTGGAGAAATATTTACAGTATATGA
- a CDS encoding phenylacetate--CoA ligase family protein translates to MDTPFKNIYDLLPAPIQNLAVTTYSIILDKKRYGGEFKKVKSFLDKSQWYDENEIIDYQETMLRDLIKYSYEHVEYYSLLMKKLKLKPSDITTIDDLQKLPILTKENIKNNFNALLSDEYNMNTVDRGHTSGTTGSPLEICYSKNLINFNYAMLDRQYNWAGVNLGKFGDKVAVIRGNIIVPLSNQTPPFWRYNYFHNQLLLSSFHLKPEYINYYLDELRRFSPKTLDGYPSTVYILAKYLKSIGEQLKLESVLTSSETLYDFQRETIEQSFDCKVYDYYGSAERVLFTTECSHSGGHIGMEYGITEICDSDGNSLERGKTGTVVATSLHNLAMPLIRYKTNDMSAIKQEKCACGRAHYLLNEVTTKAEDTIVLKDGRLISPSVLTHPFKPLTSILESQIIQNDIDNITVKLRTDDNFTEHDKNELLHSLSERLGKDTKVSIEMVQELERTATGKFKWVISNVDMNI, encoded by the coding sequence ATGGATACCCCATTTAAGAATATATATGATTTATTACCAGCTCCAATTCAAAATTTAGCTGTAACAACTTATAGTATTATTTTGGATAAAAAAAGGTACGGTGGGGAATTCAAAAAAGTAAAAAGTTTCTTGGATAAGAGCCAGTGGTACGATGAAAATGAAATTATAGATTATCAGGAAACAATGCTTAGAGACCTCATAAAGTATAGTTATGAGCATGTAGAATATTATTCTTTATTGATGAAAAAACTTAAATTAAAACCATCAGATATTACTACTATCGATGATCTGCAAAAACTGCCTATCTTGACAAAGGAAAATATTAAAAATAATTTCAATGCTCTGCTGTCTGACGAATATAATATGAATACTGTTGATAGAGGTCATACAAGTGGAACAACAGGCTCTCCACTTGAAATTTGTTATAGTAAAAATCTTATTAACTTTAACTATGCCATGTTAGACAGGCAATATAATTGGGCTGGGGTAAATCTTGGTAAATTCGGCGATAAAGTTGCCGTGATCAGAGGTAACATCATAGTACCGTTGAGCAATCAAACCCCGCCATTTTGGAGATACAACTATTTTCATAATCAATTGTTACTATCATCCTTTCATTTAAAACCTGAATATATAAATTACTACCTGGATGAGCTTAGAAGATTCTCACCAAAGACCCTGGATGGTTACCCATCAACTGTTTACATTTTAGCAAAATACTTGAAAAGTATCGGTGAACAACTGAAGCTGGAATCTGTACTGACATCATCAGAAACTTTGTATGATTTTCAAAGAGAAACAATCGAACAAAGTTTTGATTGTAAGGTTTATGATTACTACGGTTCAGCTGAAAGAGTACTATTTACAACAGAATGCTCTCACTCTGGTGGTCACATTGGGATGGAGTATGGCATTACTGAAATATGCGATAGCGATGGTAATTCATTAGAGCGTGGAAAAACAGGTACTGTAGTAGCAACTTCATTACACAATCTTGCAATGCCTTTAATACGTTATAAAACGAATGATATGTCAGCTATTAAGCAAGAGAAGTGTGCATGCGGTAGAGCTCATTATTTACTTAATGAGGTGACCACAAAGGCAGAAGATACAATAGTGCTTAAGGATGGAAGGCTGATATCGCCATCAGTACTTACCCACCCTTTTAAGCCGCTGACTTCCATATTGGAGTCTCAGATAATCCAAAATGATATTGACAATATAACTGTCAAACTTAGAACAGATGACAATTTTACTGAACACGATAAAAATGAATTGTTACACAGCCTATCAGAAAGGTTGGGAAAAGATACCAAAGTCTCTATAGAGATGGTACAAGAACTTGAACGCACAGCAACAGGTAAGTTTAAGTGGGTTATTTCCAATGTAGACATGAATATTTAA
- a CDS encoding class I SAM-dependent methyltransferase, with protein sequence MTTQNSNDAEKTLQQNSIHDEWVDNYRTPDNELFYNMAFDFIRDSFEQIDGDQVLDAGCGSCAKSKNLVDRGYQVVGTDLSESALDLARKGLAGSDYDDKIELRCENLTKLTIEDESFSKVLCWGVLMHIPDVDKAISELSRIVKRGGILAISEGNMHSLQTIAIRLLKKILGREKAVVNIVDAGIENWEETGDGRLMTRQANIDWYVKEFEKHGLELVSRRAGQFTELYWVVSSSVLKKVIHYFNKIWFKYIKIPGPAFGNILILRKK encoded by the coding sequence GTGACTACACAAAACTCAAATGATGCAGAAAAGACATTACAACAAAATTCGATTCATGACGAGTGGGTGGATAATTACAGAACGCCAGATAATGAGTTATTTTACAACATGGCTTTTGACTTCATACGCGATTCTTTTGAGCAAATAGACGGTGACCAAGTATTGGACGCTGGATGTGGCAGCTGCGCAAAGTCTAAAAATTTAGTAGACCGGGGCTATCAGGTCGTAGGAACAGATCTTTCTGAGTCCGCACTTGATTTAGCTAGAAAGGGATTAGCTGGATCTGACTATGACGACAAGATAGAACTCAGGTGTGAAAATTTAACCAAATTAACAATAGAAGACGAATCGTTTAGCAAGGTTTTATGTTGGGGAGTATTAATGCACATTCCTGATGTTGATAAAGCGATATCTGAACTGTCGAGAATTGTTAAAAGAGGAGGCATACTTGCGATAAGCGAAGGTAATATGCATTCATTGCAGACAATCGCAATCAGGTTATTGAAAAAAATCCTAGGACGCGAAAAAGCGGTAGTCAATATTGTCGATGCAGGTATAGAAAACTGGGAAGAAACAGGTGATGGTCGCTTAATGACAAGACAGGCAAATATAGATTGGTACGTCAAAGAGTTTGAAAAACATGGTCTTGAGCTGGTATCAAGGAGAGCAGGTCAATTCACTGAATTGTATTGGGTGGTATCATCAAGCGTATTAAAAAAAGTAATCCATTACTTTAACAAGATTTGGTTTAAATATATAAAAATACCGGGCCCAGCATTCGGAAATATATTGATTTTGAGGAAAAAATAA
- a CDS encoding glycosyltransferase family 4 protein has translation MQQKVIQVLDLRDSPWVDGPGRTILQCADMMDEEKCKIVIGGFSGDSHNDHAYIKKAKQLSLDIVTIEEKRSFDLGVIKKIKQTVEEKSIDIIHTHDFRSNIYGLVCAKSLGLPLVSTCHGWISNNLKGQIYTKIDRYLLRYHDKIITVSELMKKQLVQGGIDPNIIKVINNALVIEDYIIDKENRRFRDEFKIPHDKIVVANIGRLSIEKGQENYLKAAKYICETNSDFVFLIIGIGPEYEKLVNMAKELQISDKVIFTGYREDMVNIYNGVDLVVQSSSTEGMPNVILESLLMEIPVIATDVGGTSQIVDHNLTGFLIEANNVESLKNAMTEYVKNKSHFNKMATLGRENIKLNYNQDNRVNKLYDVYHEIVH, from the coding sequence ATGCAACAAAAAGTAATTCAGGTACTAGATTTACGTGATTCACCTTGGGTGGATGGCCCTGGTAGGACGATTCTACAGTGCGCTGATATGATGGATGAGGAAAAATGCAAAATAGTTATAGGAGGTTTCTCAGGTGATAGCCATAATGATCATGCCTATATCAAAAAAGCTAAGCAGTTATCACTAGATATAGTGACGATTGAGGAAAAAAGATCTTTCGATTTGGGTGTTATAAAAAAGATAAAACAAACTGTTGAGGAAAAATCCATAGATATTATTCATACCCATGATTTTCGTTCTAATATATATGGGCTTGTATGCGCTAAGAGTCTAGGGTTGCCGCTTGTTTCAACCTGTCATGGTTGGATTTCTAATAATCTAAAAGGTCAAATTTATACAAAAATAGATCGCTATTTATTGCGCTACCACGATAAGATAATAACTGTATCAGAGCTTATGAAAAAACAGCTGGTTCAAGGCGGAATTGACCCTAATATAATTAAAGTAATTAACAATGCACTAGTAATAGAAGATTATATAATTGATAAAGAAAATAGGCGATTTAGAGATGAATTCAAAATCCCGCATGATAAAATCGTTGTAGCCAATATTGGTAGATTAAGTATCGAAAAGGGACAGGAAAATTATTTAAAAGCAGCAAAATATATATGCGAAACAAATAGTGATTTTGTTTTTTTAATTATTGGAATAGGTCCAGAGTATGAAAAATTAGTCAACATGGCAAAAGAATTACAAATATCAGATAAAGTAATTTTTACTGGTTACAGAGAGGATATGGTTAATATCTATAATGGTGTGGATTTGGTTGTTCAAAGCTCAAGTACAGAAGGTATGCCAAATGTAATTCTGGAGTCATTGTTGATGGAAATACCGGTAATAGCAACAGATGTGGGCGGGACCTCTCAAATAGTCGATCACAACCTAACAGGGTTCCTTATAGAGGCAAATAATGTTGAATCATTGAAGAATGCGATGACCGAATACGTTAAAAACAAATCTCACTTTAACAAGATGGCAACATTAGGAAGAGAAAACATAAAATTAAATTATAATCAGGATAATAGAGTGAATAAATTGTATGATGTCTATCACGAAATAGTGCACTGA
- a CDS encoding O-antigen ligase family protein: MDYVRPDAYLPVLAAIKLNSVIPLAVTLGAIFYASANGNGKIFSHSNTKWFLFFLFLLFISLFISDVTEYAYKKFKLIFGFVLWYYIIVKLVTDINKIKGIFIVFVLSHILLVILNPNVVLEPATRSYIRNNAFLGDGNDFSLSVSLTIPMCLFLIQDAKKFISKSFYILALIILIGAIIGTQSRGASLALMATFAYLWWMGRQKLLGIMLIGGALVTVLAFAPPVYFERMNTIRNYESEGSAMGRIIAWRTAIRMAAAKPLTGVGPGHFAVKLGTDFRPPEYGSENLPWLTAHSSYFLILGELGLPGIIFFLAILIGNYRRNSKYMKTMREYADSGGDSGVESEYRKLFLMLNASLVAFSVGGAFLSVTYYPHIFVLVGLFVAAEFMYKLDLEEKNINKSLATDK; this comes from the coding sequence ATGGATTATGTGCGACCAGACGCATACTTGCCAGTACTTGCGGCTATAAAGCTAAATTCAGTTATTCCGCTGGCTGTTACACTCGGTGCTATTTTTTATGCTAGTGCCAACGGTAATGGCAAAATATTCAGCCATAGCAACACCAAGTGGTTTTTGTTCTTTTTATTTCTACTATTCATATCATTATTCATTTCAGATGTAACAGAATATGCATACAAAAAATTTAAACTAATATTTGGTTTTGTGTTGTGGTACTACATCATCGTTAAATTAGTAACAGACATAAATAAAATCAAGGGAATATTTATTGTCTTTGTCTTAAGCCATATACTACTTGTTATCCTGAATCCAAATGTGGTTTTAGAGCCTGCTACCAGATCCTATATCAGGAATAATGCCTTTCTAGGTGATGGAAATGATTTTTCCCTGTCAGTATCGCTGACAATACCAATGTGCTTGTTTCTGATACAGGATGCTAAGAAGTTTATATCTAAATCTTTTTATATTCTTGCATTGATAATATTGATAGGTGCAATTATAGGTACTCAATCCCGTGGAGCGTCATTGGCCTTAATGGCGACTTTCGCTTATCTATGGTGGATGGGGCGACAGAAGTTGCTGGGAATTATGCTGATAGGTGGAGCACTTGTAACAGTTTTAGCTTTTGCTCCACCCGTATATTTCGAGAGGATGAACACAATAAGGAATTATGAATCAGAAGGATCTGCTATGGGTAGAATTATAGCGTGGAGGACAGCCATAAGAATGGCGGCAGCCAAACCGCTTACTGGGGTTGGGCCTGGCCATTTTGCAGTGAAACTAGGGACTGATTTCAGACCGCCTGAATATGGTTCAGAGAATTTACCATGGCTAACAGCACACTCATCCTATTTTTTGATACTCGGTGAATTGGGATTGCCAGGGATCATATTCTTTCTTGCTATACTCATTGGCAATTATAGAAGGAACAGTAAATACATGAAAACAATGAGGGAGTATGCAGACTCTGGAGGAGATTCTGGAGTGGAGTCTGAGTACAGAAAGTTATTTCTAATGTTGAATGCCAGCCTTGTAGCATTCTCCGTCGGTGGTGCATTCCTATCTGTTACATATTATCCTCATATATTTGTGCTAGTGGGGTTATTTGTGGCAGCTGAATTTATGTATAAATTGGATCTGGAAGAAAAGAATATTAATAAAAGTTTAGCAACCGATAAATAA
- a CDS encoding glycosyltransferase family 4 protein, which translates to MKVLFLSQIIPYPPHGGVLQRGYNIIREIGKENEVYLLAFHHPDTIATESLLEESKQELEKICSQVHYFKLWPKQSKIHKFLAFLLGFFYPLPFSVLAHKSSAYKKTIREILEKNKIDIVHIDTVGLSQYRECIGDIPCIVTHHNIESSLMARRSKVESNWFARYYVAKQSKRLREYEATESEKYPVNVMMSKTDAEELNQMSPGVNTAIVPNGVDVNYFTKLGDKEEQAIIYTGGMNMFANKDAVMHLINDIWPMVKKKIPAINFYIIGQDPPKELLSIASQDSGIKVLGFVDDIRPYVAKSAIYVVPLRVGGGTRLKVLDALAQGKAIVSTSIGSEGIEVTDRLNVYLEDTDEGFANSIIELINDEERRDELGKQARLLAEQKYAWPSIAEGLIAAYKSVIH; encoded by the coding sequence ATGAAAGTTTTATTTTTATCACAAATCATACCTTACCCTCCGCATGGTGGAGTTTTACAAAGAGGCTACAATATCATTCGAGAGATCGGAAAAGAGAATGAAGTCTACCTACTCGCATTTCATCATCCCGATACAATAGCCACAGAATCGCTGTTGGAAGAGAGCAAACAGGAGTTAGAGAAAATATGTTCTCAGGTGCACTATTTCAAGCTGTGGCCAAAGCAATCAAAGATTCACAAATTCCTGGCGTTTTTGTTGGGCTTCTTCTATCCATTACCATTTAGTGTGCTTGCTCATAAAAGCTCGGCATATAAAAAAACGATTAGAGAAATTCTAGAAAAAAATAAAATCGATATTGTCCATATTGATACCGTGGGTTTATCTCAGTACAGAGAATGTATAGGTGATATTCCATGTATTGTTACTCATCACAATATAGAATCATCTTTGATGGCCAGGAGATCAAAGGTTGAATCTAATTGGTTTGCAAGATATTACGTTGCAAAACAGTCAAAAAGATTAAGAGAATATGAGGCAACAGAAAGCGAAAAATACCCCGTCAATGTGATGATGTCAAAAACAGATGCAGAAGAGTTGAACCAAATGTCACCAGGCGTTAATACTGCAATTGTACCAAATGGTGTTGATGTAAACTATTTTACCAAGCTTGGTGATAAGGAAGAGCAAGCGATTATTTATACCGGTGGTATGAATATGTTTGCTAATAAGGATGCAGTCATGCATTTGATTAATGATATTTGGCCGATGGTAAAGAAGAAAATACCAGCAATTAACTTTTATATAATAGGTCAGGATCCGCCAAAAGAATTGTTATCTATTGCATCTCAAGATAGTGGTATAAAAGTCTTGGGATTCGTTGATGACATCAGGCCATACGTTGCTAAATCAGCCATATATGTTGTGCCATTAAGGGTTGGCGGTGGAACAAGGCTGAAGGTATTGGATGCACTTGCACAAGGAAAGGCAATTGTGTCGACTTCAATAGGTAGTGAAGGAATTGAAGTGACTGATCGATTGAATGTTTATTTAGAAGATACTGATGAAGGTTTCGCTAACAGTATTATCGAATTAATAAACGATGAAGAAAGAAGAGATGAATTGGGTAAACAAGCAAGACTTCTTGCGGAACAGAAGTATGCATGGCCTTCTATAGCTGAAGGTTTAATAGCAGCGTATAAAAGTGTAATACACTAG